A window of Streptomyces caniferus contains these coding sequences:
- a CDS encoding carboxymuconolactone decarboxylase family protein gives MTTQTSQTTHTTQTPPAAPTAQATQATASEAAAPGPAHRHGPRLHWAKLAPEVYKAMMALDAAARKGLDPTLVELVKIRASQLNHCAFCIDMHIKDARAAGETEQRVYLLNAWEEATDFYSPKEQAALALTEAVTLLTEGFVPDAVYDRATAHFGQAELAQLIALITAINAWNRFGVSTRMAPGRA, from the coding sequence ATGACCACTCAGACATCACAGACGACGCATACGACGCAGACACCACCGGCGGCCCCGACGGCTCAGGCGACTCAGGCGACGGCGTCCGAGGCCGCGGCCCCAGGACCGGCGCACCGGCACGGCCCCCGCCTGCACTGGGCGAAGCTCGCGCCGGAGGTCTACAAGGCCATGATGGCGCTGGATGCGGCGGCGAGGAAGGGACTCGACCCGACGCTGGTCGAGCTGGTGAAGATCCGGGCCTCGCAGCTCAACCACTGTGCGTTCTGCATCGATATGCACATCAAGGACGCCCGTGCGGCCGGCGAGACCGAGCAGCGGGTCTACCTCCTCAATGCCTGGGAGGAGGCCACCGACTTCTACTCCCCCAAGGAGCAGGCCGCCCTCGCCCTCACCGAAGCCGTCACCCTGCTCACCGAGGGCTTCGTGCCCGACGCCGTCTACGACCGCGCCACCGCGCACTTCGGCCAGGCCGAACTGGCCCAGCTGATCGCGCTGATCACCGCCATCAACGCCTGGAACCGCTTCGGCGTGTCCACCCGCATGGCCCCGGGCCGGGCATGA
- a CDS encoding GNAT family N-acetyltransferase has product MTERDRVPGRLPEDLTLRRPGPADHARLQVALAEWWGGLGGAAGARQRQLLVPRLFLQHFADTSFLVERPDGTLHAFLIGFLSQTEPEAAYIHFVGVCPEGRRDGVGSALYDRFFATVRAAGRSRVRCITSPNNRNSIAYHARMGFRLEPGDRIDDEGVPVHTDYDGPGLDRVSFVREW; this is encoded by the coding sequence ATGACCGAGCGCGACCGGGTGCCGGGACGGCTACCCGAAGACCTGACGCTGCGGCGCCCCGGCCCGGCCGACCACGCACGGCTCCAGGTGGCCCTGGCCGAGTGGTGGGGCGGTCTGGGTGGTGCGGCGGGCGCACGGCAACGGCAGTTGCTCGTACCGCGCCTGTTCCTGCAGCACTTCGCCGACACCAGCTTCCTCGTCGAGCGCCCCGACGGGACCCTGCACGCCTTTCTGATCGGTTTCCTCTCCCAGACGGAACCCGAGGCCGCCTATATCCACTTCGTGGGCGTGTGCCCGGAGGGCCGACGGGACGGCGTCGGCAGCGCCCTCTACGACCGCTTCTTCGCCACGGTCCGCGCGGCCGGCCGCAGCCGGGTCCGCTGCATCACCAGCCCCAACAACCGCAACTCCATCGCGTACCACGCCCGCATGGGCTTCCGGCTGGAGCCGGGAGACCGGATCGACGACGAGGGCGTGCCGGTGCACACGGATTACGACGGGCCGGGGCTCGACCGGGTGTCGTTCGTACGGGAATGGTGA
- a CDS encoding glutathionylspermidine synthase family protein, producing the protein MERHTIEPRPGWQQTVEAQGLIYPLTRYPDDSLRPYWDESAYYSFTLPEVEALEDVVEELHGMCLAAAAHLVEHDRLADLGIEDPRLARLVAESWRRREELPSLYGRFDLHYDGSGPAKMLEYNADTPTSLVEAASPQWFWMEERFPGADQWNSLHERLVAAWKRQAPLLPPGAPLHFAHSADDELGEDLMTVAYLEETAQQAGLETVTISMEDIGWDRLSGRFVDQRLRFMRACFKLYPWEWLATDDFGPHVLDTLDNGGGTGSTLWIEPAWKMLLSNKALLAVLWELYPGHPNLLPAYLDGPRELAHTRGYVAKPLLGREGAGVTLHEPGAEPVLRGSEDPCCYQELAPLPDFDGNRVVLGAWVVEDEPAGLGIRESAGPVTDEYARFLPHVIR; encoded by the coding sequence ATGGAACGCCACACCATCGAGCCCCGCCCCGGCTGGCAGCAGACCGTCGAGGCGCAGGGCCTGATCTATCCGCTCACCCGCTACCCGGACGATTCGCTGCGCCCCTACTGGGACGAGAGCGCGTACTACTCCTTCACCCTCCCCGAGGTCGAGGCGCTGGAGGACGTCGTCGAGGAACTGCACGGCATGTGCCTGGCCGCGGCCGCGCACCTCGTCGAGCACGACCGCCTGGCCGACCTCGGCATCGAGGACCCACGCCTGGCGCGCCTGGTCGCCGAGTCCTGGCGCCGGCGCGAGGAACTCCCCTCCCTCTACGGGCGGTTCGATCTGCACTACGACGGCAGCGGCCCGGCCAAGATGCTGGAGTACAACGCCGATACGCCGACCTCGCTGGTCGAGGCGGCCAGTCCGCAGTGGTTCTGGATGGAGGAACGCTTCCCCGGCGCCGACCAGTGGAACTCGCTGCACGAGCGGCTGGTGGCGGCCTGGAAGCGGCAGGCCCCGCTGCTGCCGCCCGGCGCGCCGCTGCACTTCGCGCACTCGGCGGACGACGAGCTCGGCGAGGACCTGATGACCGTCGCCTACCTGGAGGAGACGGCGCAGCAGGCGGGCCTGGAGACGGTCACCATCTCGATGGAGGACATCGGCTGGGACCGGCTCTCCGGCCGCTTCGTCGACCAGCGGCTGCGCTTCATGCGGGCCTGCTTCAAGCTCTACCCGTGGGAGTGGCTGGCCACCGACGACTTCGGTCCGCACGTCCTGGACACGCTCGACAACGGCGGCGGTACCGGCTCCACCCTGTGGATCGAGCCCGCCTGGAAGATGCTGCTCTCCAACAAGGCACTGCTGGCGGTCCTGTGGGAGCTCTACCCCGGGCATCCGAATCTGCTGCCCGCCTACCTGGACGGACCGCGCGAGCTGGCGCACACCCGTGGCTACGTCGCCAAGCCGCTGCTCGGGCGGGAGGGCGCCGGGGTCACCCTGCACGAGCCGGGCGCCGAGCCGGTGCTGCGCGGGTCCGAGGACCCTTGCTGCTACCAGGAGTTGGCGCCGCTGCCGGACTTCGACGGCAACCGGGTGGTGCTCGGCGCCTGGGTCGTCGAGGACGAGCCGGCCGGGCTCGGCATCCGGGAATCGGCGGGGCCGGTCACCGACGAGTACGCCCGCTTCCTGCCGCATGTGATCCGCTGA
- a CDS encoding Ig-like domain-containing protein, with protein sequence MLSIGGLPTWRRAPVCRRESPSPVAAELAPQDDAHFPQNVMRYGELNGPPPFHLSEGHSMAPTFTLASASPNPAVFGQPVTLTATVIPLGLGTPTGTVTFVVTGGPTVTGTLVGGTATVTVSGISVGFHTITATYNGSALFSPSSGLTSVTVVKASTTTTVTSSPDPSTFGQPVSITATVAPVAPGAGTPTGTVTFVIGGGGGGTLTGTLSGGTATVTTSSLSVGTHSITATYNGNAQFNPSSGTDTQTVTASLLPTTTTVTSSPDPSVFGQSVTFTATVAPVPPGSGTPTGTVTFVISGGPTLTAPLSGGTASVSTSSLSVGSHTVTATYSGSGTFAGSSGTDTQTVNKASTTTTVTSAPDPSVVGQPVTFTATVAPVPPGAGTPTGTVTFVISGGPTLTGTLSGGTASVTTSALSPGTHTVTATYGGDGNFNGSSGTDTQTVNKASTTTTVTSAPDPSVVGQPVTFTATVAPVPPGAGTPTGTVTFVISGGPTLTGTLSGGTASVTTSALSAGTHTVTATYGGDGNFNGSSGTDTQTVNKASTTTTVTSAPDPSVVGQPVTFTATVAPVPPGAGTPTGTVTFVISGGPTLTGTLSGGTASVTTSALSPGTHTVTATYGGDGNFNGSSGTDTQTVNKASTTTTVTSAPDPSVVGQPVTFTATVAPVPPGAGTPTGTVTFVISGGPTLTGTLSGGTASVTTSALSAGTHTVTATYGGDANFTGSSGTDTQTVNQASTTTTVTSAPDPSVVGQPVTFTATVAPVPPGAGTPTGTVTFVISGGPTLTGTLSGGTASVTTSALSAGTHTVTATYGGDANFTGSSGTDTQTVNQASTTTTVTSFPDPSVTGQTVNFTAFVGPVFPGGGVPTGTVTFVITNGVTTVTLSGALDGSGVATVSTNGLVTAGIYTVTATYGGDANYTGSSDTDTQTVNQAATTTTVTSSPDPSVVGQPVTFTATVAPVAPGAGTPTGTVTFVISGGPTLTGTLAGGTTSVTTSALGAGTHTVTATYSGDGNFSGSVGTDTQTVNQASTTTTVTSAPDPSVVGQPVTFTATVAPVAPGAGTPTGTVTFVISGGPTLTGTLSGGTASVTTSGLSVGSHTVTATYGGDANFTTSSGTDTQTVNQASTTTTVTSSPDPSVVGQPVTFTATVAPVAPGAGTPTGTVTFVATDGVTTVTLTGTLSGGTTSVTTSGLVTAGTYTVTATYSGDGNFSGSVGTDTQTVNQASTTTTVTSSPDPSVVGQPVTFTATVAPVAPGAGTPTGTVTFVISGGPTLTGTLSGGTASVTTSGLSVGSHTVTATYGGDANFTTSSGTDTQTVNQASTTTTVSSAPDPSVVGQSVTFTATVAPVPPGAGTPTGTVTFVATDGVTTVTLTGTLSGGTTSVTTNGLVTAGTYVITATYSGDANFTASSGTDTQTVGQASTTTTVTSSPDPSVVGQSVTFTATVAPVAPGAGTPTGTVTFVATDGVTTVTLTGTLSGGTTSVTTSGLVTAGVYTVTATYSGDTNFTASTGTDTQTVNQASTTTTVSSAPDPSVVGQSVTFTATVAPVAPGAGTPTGTVNFVITDGVTTVTLTGTLSGGTTSVSTSGLVTAGVYTVTATYSGNANFNGSVGTDTQTVNQASTTTTVSSAPDPSVVGQSVTFTATVAPVAPGAGTPTGTVNFVITDGVTTVTLTGTLSGGTTSVSTSGLVTVGTYSVTATYSGDANFNGSVGTDTQTVNQASTTTTVSSAPDPSVVGQSVTFTATVAPVAPGAGTPTGTVNFVITDGVTTVTLTGTLSGGTTSVSTSGLVTVGTYSVTATYSGDTNFTASTGTDTQTVGQASTTTTVTSSPDPSVVGQSVTFTATVAPVAPGTGTPTGTVTFVITGGPTLTGTLSGGTASVTTSALNAGTFPVTATYSGDANFAGSSGTDTQTVAQASTTTTVTSSPDPSVFGQAVTFTATVAPVSPGAGTVTGSVVFVIGGGGGGTLTGTVSGGVATVTTSTLDAGVHNVTATYSGDANFAGSSGTDTQTVSQASTTTTATSFPDPSNSGDTVAILAFVSAVAPGSGVPTGTVSFTVTDGVTTINLTGTLDGAGVAAVSTPLTTGNYVITATYGGDTNFTGSSDTDTQTVV encoded by the coding sequence ATGCTATCGATCGGCGGGTTGCCCACCTGGCGGAGGGCTCCGGTATGCAGACGCGAATCGCCGTCGCCTGTTGCTGCCGAGCTTGCTCCCCAGGATGATGCCCACTTCCCGCAGAACGTCATGCGCTACGGGGAGCTGAACGGCCCGCCACCATTCCATCTTTCGGAGGGCCATTCCATGGCACCCACCTTCACCTTGGCGTCCGCTTCACCCAATCCAGCAGTCTTCGGCCAACCGGTCACTCTGACCGCCACAGTCATCCCGCTGGGGTTGGGTACACCCACTGGCACCGTCACCTTCGTCGTCACCGGCGGGCCCACCGTGACGGGCACACTCGTGGGCGGCACGGCGACCGTCACCGTCAGCGGCATCAGCGTCGGCTTTCACACCATCACCGCGACGTACAACGGCAGTGCGCTCTTCTCGCCGTCGAGCGGCCTGACCTCCGTGACGGTGGTCAAGGCGTCGACGACCACGACCGTCACCTCGTCGCCGGACCCGTCGACCTTCGGGCAGCCGGTGTCCATCACCGCCACCGTCGCGCCGGTCGCGCCGGGTGCGGGTACGCCGACCGGCACGGTCACCTTCGTCATCGGCGGTGGCGGGGGCGGCACCCTGACGGGCACGCTCTCGGGCGGCACGGCGACCGTCACCACCAGCAGTCTCAGCGTCGGCACGCACTCCATCACCGCCACCTACAACGGCAATGCGCAGTTCAATCCGTCCTCCGGCACCGACACCCAGACCGTGACGGCGTCCCTGCTGCCGACCACCACCACCGTCACCTCGTCCCCCGACCCGTCGGTCTTCGGGCAGTCCGTGACCTTCACGGCGACGGTCGCGCCCGTCCCGCCCGGTTCGGGCACCCCGACCGGCACGGTGACCTTCGTGATCTCCGGCGGCCCCACGCTGACGGCCCCGCTCTCCGGCGGCACGGCGAGCGTCTCCACCAGCAGCCTCAGTGTGGGCTCCCACACCGTCACGGCGACCTACAGCGGCAGCGGCACCTTCGCCGGGTCGAGCGGCACCGACACCCAGACCGTCAACAAGGCCTCCACGACGACCACGGTGACCTCGGCGCCGGACCCGTCGGTGGTCGGTCAGCCGGTGACGTTCACGGCGACGGTGGCCCCGGTTCCGCCGGGCGCGGGTACGCCGACGGGCACGGTCACCTTCGTCATCAGTGGTGGTCCGACGCTGACCGGCACGCTCTCCGGGGGCACGGCGAGCGTCACCACCAGTGCGCTGTCGCCCGGGACGCACACGGTCACCGCGACCTACGGCGGCGACGGCAATTTCAACGGCTCCAGCGGCACCGACACCCAGACCGTCAACAAGGCCTCCACGACGACCACGGTGACCTCGGCGCCGGACCCGTCGGTGGTCGGTCAGCCGGTGACGTTCACGGCGACGGTGGCCCCGGTTCCGCCGGGCGCGGGTACGCCGACGGGCACGGTCACCTTCGTCATCAGTGGTGGTCCGACGCTGACCGGGACGCTTTCCGGGGGCACGGCGAGCGTCACCACCAGTGCGCTGTCGGCCGGTACGCATACGGTCACGGCGACGTACGGCGGCGACGGCAATTTCAACGGCTCCAGCGGTACGGACACCCAGACCGTCAACAAGGCCTCCACGACGACCACGGTGACCTCGGCGCCGGACCCGTCGGTGGTCGGTCAGCCGGTGACGTTCACGGCGACGGTGGCCCCGGTTCCGCCGGGCGCGGGTACGCCGACGGGCACGGTCACCTTCGTCATCAGTGGTGGTCCGACGCTGACCGGCACGCTCTCCGGGGGCACGGCGAGCGTCACCACCAGTGCGCTGTCGCCCGGGACGCACACGGTCACCGCGACCTACGGCGGCGACGGCAATTTCAACGGCTCCAGCGGCACCGACACCCAGACCGTCAACAAGGCCTCCACGACGACCACGGTGACCTCGGCGCCGGACCCGTCGGTGGTCGGTCAGCCGGTGACGTTCACGGCGACGGTGGCCCCGGTTCCGCCGGGCGCGGGTACGCCGACGGGCACGGTCACCTTCGTCATCAGTGGTGGTCCGACGCTGACCGGGACGCTTTCCGGGGGCACGGCGAGCGTCACCACCAGTGCGCTGTCGGCCGGTACGCATACGGTCACGGCGACGTACGGCGGTGACGCGAACTTCACGGGTTCCAGCGGTACGGACACCCAGACGGTCAACCAGGCCTCCACGACGACCACGGTGACCTCGGCGCCGGACCCGTCGGTGGTCGGTCAGCCGGTGACGTTCACGGCGACGGTGGCCCCGGTTCCGCCGGGCGCGGGTACGCCGACGGGCACGGTCACCTTCGTCATCAGTGGTGGTCCGACGCTGACCGGGACGCTTTCCGGGGGCACGGCGAGCGTCACCACCAGTGCGCTGTCGGCCGGTACGCATACGGTCACGGCGACGTACGGCGGTGACGCGAACTTCACGGGTTCCAGCGGTACGGACACCCAGACGGTCAACCAGGCGTCGACGACCACCACGGTCACCTCCTTCCCCGACCCGTCCGTGACGGGACAGACGGTCAACTTCACCGCCTTCGTCGGGCCGGTGTTCCCCGGCGGCGGCGTGCCGACCGGAACCGTCACCTTCGTCATCACCAACGGGGTCACGACCGTGACTCTCAGCGGCGCCCTCGACGGCTCCGGCGTCGCCACTGTCAGCACCAACGGGCTGGTCACGGCGGGGATTTACACCGTCACCGCGACCTATGGCGGCGACGCGAACTACACCGGCTCCAGTGACACCGACACCCAGACGGTCAACCAGGCGGCGACGACCACCACGGTCACGTCCTCGCCGGACCCGTCGGTGGTCGGTCAGCCGGTGACCTTCACGGCGACGGTCGCTCCGGTCGCACCGGGCGCGGGCACCCCGACCGGCACGGTCACCTTCGTCATCAGTGGTGGTCCGACGCTGACCGGCACCCTGGCCGGGGGCACGACGAGCGTCACCACCAGCGCACTGGGCGCCGGCACCCACACGGTCACGGCGACCTACAGCGGCGACGGCAACTTCAGCGGTTCGGTCGGTACGGACACGCAGACGGTGAATCAGGCGTCGACGACCACCACGGTGACGTCGGCTCCGGACCCGTCGGTCGTCGGTCAGCCGGTGACGTTCACGGCGACGGTCGCTCCGGTGGCGCCGGGTGCGGGTACGCCGACCGGCACGGTCACGTTTGTCATCAGCGGTGGCCCGACGTTGACCGGAACGTTGTCCGGGGGCACGGCGAGTGTCACGACGAGTGGCCTGAGCGTCGGCTCGCACACGGTCACGGCGACGTACGGCGGTGACGCGAATTTCACCACCTCCAGCGGCACGGACACCCAGACGGTCAACCAGGCGTCGACGACCACCACCGTCACGTCCTCGCCCGATCCCTCGGTCGTCGGTCAGCCGGTGACCTTCACGGCGACGGTCGCCCCGGTGGCGCCGGGTGCGGGTACGCCGACGGGCACGGTCACGTTCGTGGCGACGGACGGGGTCACCACGGTGACGCTGACGGGCACGCTCAGCGGCGGTACGACCAGCGTGACCACAAGTGGGCTGGTGACCGCGGGGACTTACACCGTCACGGCGACCTACAGCGGCGACGGCAACTTCAGCGGTTCGGTCGGTACGGACACGCAGACGGTGAATCAGGCGTCGACGACCACCACGGTCACGTCCTCGCCCGATCCCTCGGTCGTCGGTCAGCCGGTGACGTTCACGGCGACGGTGGCTCCGGTCGCGCCGGGTGCGGGCACGCCGACCGGCACGGTCACGTTTGTCATCAGCGGTGGCCCGACGTTGACCGGAACGTTGTCCGGGGGCACGGCGAGTGTCACGACGAGTGGCCTGAGCGTCGGCTCGCACACGGTCACGGCGACGTACGGCGGTGACGCGAATTTCACCACCTCCAGCGGGACCGACACCCAGACGGTCAACCAGGCCTCGACGACCACCACGGTCTCGTCGGCTCCGGACCCGTCGGTGGTCGGTCAGTCGGTGACCTTCACGGCGACGGTGGCTCCGGTGCCGCCGGGTGCGGGTACGCCGACCGGCACGGTCACGTTCGTGGCGACGGACGGGGTCACAACGGTGACGCTGACCGGGACGCTCAGCGGTGGCACCACCAGCGTGACCACCAATGGTCTGGTGACCGCGGGCACGTACGTGATCACGGCGACGTACAGCGGTGACGCCAACTTCACGGCCTCCAGCGGCACGGACACGCAGACGGTCGGGCAGGCGTCGACGACGACCACGGTGACGTCCTCGCCGGACCCGTCGGTGGTCGGTCAGTCGGTGACGTTCACAGCCACGGTGGCTCCGGTGGCGCCGGGTGCGGGTACGCCGACCGGCACGGTGACCTTCGTGGCCACCGACGGAGTGACCACGGTGACGCTGACCGGGACGCTCAGCGGTGGCACCACCAGCGTGACCACCAGCGGCCTGGTGACCGCGGGCGTGTACACGGTCACGGCGACCTACAGCGGTGACACCAACTTCACGGCCTCCACCGGCACGGACACGCAGACGGTCAACCAGGCGTCGACGACGACCACGGTCTCGTCGGCTCCGGACCCGTCGGTGGTCGGTCAGTCGGTGACCTTCACGGCGACGGTGGCTCCGGTGGCGCCGGGTGCGGGTACGCCGACCGGTACGGTGAACTTCGTGATCACCGATGGGGTCACCACGGTGACGCTCACCGGGACCTTGAGCGGCGGTACGACCAGCGTCAGCACCAGCGGCCTGGTGACCGCGGGCGTGTACACGGTCACGGCGACCTACAGCGGTAACGCCAACTTCAACGGCTCGGTGGGTACGGACACGCAGACGGTCAACCAGGCGTCGACGACGACCACGGTCTCGTCGGCTCCGGACCCGTCGGTGGTCGGTCAGTCGGTGACCTTCACGGCGACGGTGGCTCCGGTGGCGCCGGGTGCGGGTACGCCGACGGGCACGGTGAACTTCGTGATCACCGACGGGGTCACCACGGTGACGCTGACCGGCACCCTCAGCGGCGGTACGACCAGCGTGTCCACCAGCGGCCTGGTGACCGTGGGCACGTACTCCGTCACGGCGACCTACAGCGGTGACGCCAACTTCAACGGCTCGGTGGGTACGGACACCCAGACGGTCAACCAGGCCTCGACGACGACCACGGTCTCGTCGGCTCCGGACCCGTCGGTGGTCGGTCAGTCGGTGACCTTCACGGCGACGGTGGCTCCGGTGGCGCCGGGTGCGGGTACGCCGACGGGCACGGTGAACTTCGTGATCACCGACGGGGTCACCACGGTGACGCTGACCGGCACCCTCAGCGGCGGTACGACCAGCGTGTCCACCAGCGGCCTGGTGACCGTGGGCACGTACTCCGTCACGGCGACCTACAGCGGTGACACCAACTTCACGGCCTCCACCGGCACGGACACGCAGACGGTCGGCCAGGCGTCGACGACGACCACGGTCACGTCCTCGCCGGACCCGTCCGTGGTCGGCCAGTCGGTGACCTTCACGGCGACGGTGGCTCCGGTCGCACCGGGAACGGGTACGCCCACGGGCACGGTCACCTTCGTCATCACCGGCGGTCCGACGCTGACCGGCACCCTCTCCGGGGGGACGGCCAGCGTCACGACCAGCGCGCTGAACGCCGGTACCTTCCCCGTCACCGCGACGTACAGCGGTGACGCCAACTTCGCGGGCTCCAGTGGCACCGACACCCAGACGGTCGCCCAGGCGTCGACGACCACCACGGTCACCTCCTCGCCCGACCCGTCGGTCTTCGGGCAGGCGGTGACCTTCACCGCCACGGTGGCTCCGGTCTCGCCCGGCGCCGGCACGGTGACCGGATCAGTCGTCTTCGTCATCGGCGGTGGCGGGGGCGGCACGCTGACCGGCACCGTCTCCGGCGGCGTCGCCACCGTCACCACCAGCACACTCGACGCCGGTGTCCACAACGTCACCGCGACCTACAGCGGTGACGCCAACTTCGCCGGCTCCAGCGGCACGGACACCCAGACCGTGAGCCAGGCCTCCACGACCACCACGGCCACCTCGTTCCCCGACCCGTCCAACTCCGGCGACACGGTCGCGATCCTCGCGTTCGTCTCGGCGGTGGCGCCGGGCAGCGGCGTCCCGACCGGGACGGTCAGCTTCACCGTCACCGACGGCGTGACCACCATCAACCTCACCGGCACGCTCGACGGCGCCGGTGTCGCGGCGGTCAGCACCCCGCTGACCACCGGCAACTACGTCATCACGGCGACCTACGGCGGTGACACCAACTTCACCGGCTCCAGCGACACCGACACCCAGACCGTCGTGTAA
- the pdxR gene encoding MocR-like pyridoxine biosynthesis transcription factor PdxR produces MEDSWATFGRDLHLDLTGPGGLRAALLRALREAVRSGRLAPGTRLPSSRSLAADLGIARNTVADAYAELVAEGWLSARQGSGTHVAWGQLPEGVRGRVLPRATPAARRAPGPADRADRPRFDLTPGTPDVSAFPRTAWLAAARRALTAAPSEAFGYNPSRGRTELRTVLADYLARARGVRADPDRIVVCAGFMQGLALLSRALGTGRVAVESYGLDFHRDVITRAGLRTVPLQVDERGARTEELTALDDVRAALLTPAHQFPTGVPLHPDRRAAAVNWARATGGFILEDDYDGEFRYDRQPVGALQGLDSEHVVYLGTASKSLAPALRLAWMVLPDRLVDQVLALKSTGEWQSGALDQLTLAEFLSSGAYDRHLRGMRLRYRRRRDQLVAALAERAPQVRVSGIAAGLHAVLELPPGTERSVLQAARRQGLALESLSRFHDPSAPPASRDALVVAYGTPPDHSFTGALDALLRALLPGEQAGEHAPE; encoded by the coding sequence ATGGAGGATTCCTGGGCCACTTTCGGCCGTGATCTGCATCTGGATCTCACCGGCCCCGGCGGCCTGCGCGCCGCGCTGCTGCGGGCGCTGCGGGAGGCCGTACGGTCCGGGCGCCTGGCCCCCGGCACCCGTCTGCCGTCCTCCCGCTCGCTCGCCGCGGACCTCGGCATCGCCCGCAATACGGTCGCCGATGCCTACGCCGAGCTGGTCGCCGAGGGCTGGCTCAGCGCCCGCCAGGGCTCCGGCACCCACGTCGCCTGGGGGCAGCTCCCGGAGGGCGTCCGGGGCAGGGTCCTGCCACGAGCCACACCCGCCGCCCGGCGGGCACCCGGCCCGGCCGACCGCGCCGACCGGCCGCGCTTCGACCTCACCCCCGGCACCCCCGACGTCTCCGCTTTCCCCCGCACCGCCTGGCTCGCCGCCGCCCGCCGTGCGCTGACCGCCGCCCCCAGCGAGGCCTTCGGCTACAACCCCTCCCGCGGCCGGACCGAACTGCGTACCGTCCTCGCCGACTACCTCGCCCGCGCCCGTGGCGTCCGCGCCGACCCCGACCGGATCGTCGTCTGCGCCGGCTTCATGCAGGGGCTGGCCCTGCTCAGCCGCGCCCTGGGCACCGGACGGGTGGCCGTCGAGTCGTACGGCCTCGACTTCCACCGCGACGTCATCACCCGCGCGGGCCTGCGCACCGTCCCGCTCCAGGTCGACGAACGGGGCGCGCGCACCGAGGAGCTGACCGCCCTCGACGACGTGCGCGCGGCCCTCCTGACCCCCGCCCACCAGTTCCCCACCGGCGTACCGCTGCACCCCGACCGCCGGGCCGCCGCGGTGAACTGGGCGCGCGCCACCGGGGGGTTCATCCTGGAGGACGACTACGACGGCGAGTTCCGCTACGACCGCCAGCCGGTCGGTGCCCTCCAGGGGCTGGACTCCGAACACGTCGTCTACCTGGGCACCGCGAGCAAGAGCCTCGCCCCCGCGCTGCGGCTGGCGTGGATGGTGCTGCCGGACCGTCTGGTCGATCAGGTGCTCGCCCTCAAGAGCACCGGCGAATGGCAGTCCGGGGCGCTGGACCAGCTCACCCTCGCCGAGTTCCTGTCCTCGGGCGCCTACGACCGCCATCTGCGCGGGATGCGGCTGCGCTACCGACGCCGCCGCGATCAACTGGTGGCCGCGCTGGCCGAACGCGCACCCCAGGTCCGGGTCTCCGGCATCGCCGCCGGCCTGCACGCCGTACTGGAACTCCCGCCCGGCACCGAACGGTCCGTCCTCCAGGCCGCCCGCCGGCAGGGACTCGCCCTGGAGAGCCTGAGCCGTTTCCACGACCCGAGCGCCCCGCCGGCCTCCCGCGACGCACTGGTGGTGGCCTACGGCACTCCGCCCGACCACTCCTTCACCGGCGCCCTGGACGCCCTGCTCAGGGCGCTCCTGCCCGGGGAGCAGGCGGGGGAGCATGCGCCGGAGTAG
- a CDS encoding isocitrate lyase/PEP mutase family protein translates to MTATDRAPDGTPAAAALRALHHGPRLPLVLPGPWDAASARVFADAGFPALATPSAGIAASLGYEDGRTPADEMFAAVARIVRSVDIPVSADVEAGYGLSAKELVGRLADTGAVGCNLEDTDPATGALRDPQEQADWLAQVRAEAGDALVINARIDTFLHAGRYPDAQKAQDAEETVRRGRLYAAAGADCVYPILAPPSLLADLAARIGLPLNAVVTPDGPTPRELGALGAARITFGPGLQHRAMAAVTGMAERLREELGAGTG, encoded by the coding sequence ATGACCGCCACGGACCGCGCCCCGGACGGCACCCCGGCCGCCGCCGCACTGCGCGCCCTGCACCACGGGCCCCGTCTGCCCCTGGTCCTTCCCGGCCCATGGGACGCGGCCAGCGCCCGGGTGTTCGCCGACGCCGGCTTCCCGGCGCTCGCCACCCCCAGCGCGGGCATCGCGGCCTCCCTCGGATACGAGGACGGGCGGACGCCTGCCGACGAGATGTTCGCGGCCGTCGCCCGCATCGTGCGGTCCGTGGACATCCCGGTCTCGGCGGATGTGGAGGCCGGATACGGGCTGTCCGCAAAGGAGTTGGTGGGCCGCCTCGCCGACACCGGGGCGGTGGGCTGCAACCTGGAGGACACCGACCCGGCCACCGGCGCCCTGCGGGACCCGCAGGAACAGGCCGACTGGCTGGCACAGGTACGGGCCGAAGCAGGCGACGCGCTGGTGATCAACGCCAGGATCGACACGTTCCTGCACGCCGGCCGGTACCCGGATGCCCAGAAGGCCCAGGACGCGGAAGAGACGGTCCGGCGCGGCCGGCTGTACGCGGCGGCGGGCGCCGACTGCGTCTACCCGATCCTCGCCCCGCCATCGCTGCTGGCCGACCTGGCCGCCCGCATCGGCCTCCCCCTCAATGCCGTGGTGACCCCGGACGGCCCCACGCCCCGCGAACTCGGCGCCCTCGGCGCGGCCCGGATCACCTTCGGTCCCGGCCTCCAGCACCGCGCGATGGCAGCAGTGACGGGGATGGCGGAACGGCTGCGCGAGGAGCTGGGGGCGGGGACGGGCTGA